A genomic segment from Clarias gariepinus isolate MV-2021 ecotype Netherlands chromosome 11, CGAR_prim_01v2, whole genome shotgun sequence encodes:
- the rps6kb1b gene encoding ribosomal protein S6 kinase beta-1, producing the protein MAGVFDIDLDQPEENVSDDELEEAQINDIMDQRSGFEFNMDDCEKIEISEDSVNQGTESIRPECFELLRVLGKGGYGKVFQVRKVAGAGSGKIFAMKVLKKAMIVRNAKDTAHTKAERNILEEVKHPFIVDLIYAFQTGGKLYLILEYLSGGELFMQLEREGIFMEDTACFYLAEISMALGHLHQKGIIYRDLKPENIMLNSQGHVKLTDFGLCKESIHDGTVTHTFCGTIEYMAPEILTRNGHNRAVDWWSLGALMYDMLTGAPPFTGENRKKTIDKILKCKLNLPPYLTHEARDLLKKLLKRTASSRLGAGPGDATEVQTHPFFRHINWEDLLARKVDPPFKPFLQSAEDVSQFDSKFTSQTPVDSPDDSTLSESANQVFLGFTYVAPSVLENVKEKFSFEPKIRSPRRFLGSPRTPVSPVKFPGDCWPRCPGMPGSSNLQSPSEHAMEVSTADQMEISASTEVTAPLPIRQPTGSAMGAFKQQAYPVMAKRPEHLRMNL; encoded by the exons GCACAGATTAACGATATCATGGATCAGCGCAGTGGCTTTGAATT TAACATGGACGACTGCGAAAAGATTGAGATCTCTGAGGACAGTGTGAATCAAGGTACTGAGAGCATACGTCCTGAGTGCTTCGAGCTGTTGCGTGTTTTGGGGAAAGGCGGCTATGGAAAG GTATTCCAGGTTCGGAAGGTGGCCGGTGCCGGATCAGGGAAAATATTTGCTATGAAAGTCTTAAAAAAG GCCATGATTGTCCGCAATGCCAAGGACACGGCTCACACCAAGGCTGAGCGCAACATCTTGGAGGAAGTGAAGCATCCTTTTATCGTCGACCTCATTTACGCCTTTCAGACCGGTGGCAAGCTTTATCTCATCCTCGAATACTTAAGTG GCGGGGAACTTTTCATGCAGCTAGAAAGGGAGGGCATTTTCATGGAAGACACTGCCTG CTTTTACTTGGCAGAAATTTCCATGGCCCTCGGCCACCTGCACCAAAAGGGCATCATCTACAGAGACCTTAAACCTGAAAACATCATGCTCAACAGCCAAG GCCATGTGAAATTGACtgactttggactgtgtaaGGAATCTATTCATGACGGGACGGTCACTCACACGTTCTGCGGCACTATCGAGTACAT GGCTCCAGAGATTCTGACGAGAAACGGACACAATCGCGCCGTCGACTGGTGGAGTCTTGGGGCCCTGATGTACGACATGTTAACTGGGGCA CCACCATTTACTGGGGAAAACCGGAAGAAAACCATTGACAAAATTCTTAAATGCAAACTGAATCTCCCACCCTACCTCACACATGAAGCCAGGGACCTGCTTAAAAAG CTGCTAAAAAGAACTGCCTCATCTCGTCTTGGAGCTGGACCCGGGGATGCAACAGAGGTGCAG ACTCATCCTTTCTTCCGGCACATTAACTGGGAAGACCTTCTCGCACGGAAAGTAGACCCACCTTTTAAGCCTTTCCTG CAATCTGCGGAGGACGTAAGCCAATTTGATTCGAAGTTCACCAGCCAGACTCCTGTAGATAGTCCTGATGACTCCACACTCAGCGAAAGTGCAAATCAGGTCTTCCTG GGCTTTACATATGTAGCTCCATCAGTGTTGGAAAACGTGAAGGAGAAATTCTCATTCGAGCCAAAAATCCGATCTCCTCGCCGCTTTTTAGGGAGTCCAAGAACGCCAGTGAG TCCAGTGAAGTTTCCTGGTGATTGTTGGCCTCGCTGTCCTGGTATGCCTGGCTCTTCCAATCTTCAGTCCCCCTCTGAGCATGCCATGGAGGTGTCCACCGCGGATCAAATGGAGATCTCAGCCAGCACCGAAGTCACCGCTCCACTACCCATCAGACAACCCACTGGCTCAGCCATGGGTGCGTTCAAACAGCAGGCGTACCCAGTTATGGCAAAACGGCCAGAGCATCTACGCATGAACCTATGA
- the snx19b gene encoding sorting nexin-19, whose amino-acid sequence MAQSEDLSPSMTALSDFMVQRKLLGFGVLLAWVILFHLLVNVWLLCVFTSLLVVLGGWLGSQALLESESVIHLERFITLDEIQSSADSEMHLDHEIKNTVSKIIRDFVSSWYNTVSTEREFEDEIHNAMISMAMELKLRAKKVDRKALTAKILDLCGCHLQCYIQAKEIMAGKAGKDRSLSAHESLWEAYSMSCISHPALQSSAVEVNYARAIVDLLLHVLVPPPHLETRTGRFVVCELITCNVLLPLIAKLSDPDWLNMLIVDVFTRSKNPETKPTDEMASSPIMVLGEETSQDVEVSASLTLKIKPDLPSVTDAPTPYLTNPDVLNSADLFCQQNQEDEGSRQSFSSEHPGFNSKDYLRPQKSNPFYQETDSDLESPLNDFKRSSLESLVLLCAEEEMSEPVTESSLLTDGILDPKDEPHVYSNAPRLSEIQEQPIDTTDGTDELSSSFCALREIEKGTTKSEMTGVETLGLVNSNGLTLSETLQASSPSAGSMPLSPFSFEPLSSPEGPVVIQNLRITGTITAKEHRGTGSHPYTLYTVKYETAADSENPGTLQSVAYHMVNRRYSEFLNLQTRLEEKPELRKILKHIKGPKKIFPDLPFGNMDSDRVEARKSLLETFLKQLCAIPETANSIEMQEFLALNTDARIAFVKKPFVSRIDKIVMNAIVDTLKTAFPRSEPQSPTDEVDVEPDGKLPSDRKSKSRMRFSSKIAPALNVADMKPKVLYCFDEGSTVFNGLTMNSLEGFILEREQLVNKASLRDADGERDASLGAKCDTETCACSKKELQNIVPYQGETVLADMALNVLCLLMKDQWSWLCTENIQRSIRLLFGTLIERWLEVGVANLTCMQYWVTYLRVLQQAVWPGGTLPTHPRPLRTQQQKVDTKKQSLQCLMNLLPDLVSDMLGSEKYKHSWQVVLDSLQDSTINRHLVYCVWDLLLEFLIPELSDDDFQKMLLQSLSKNAEKLPP is encoded by the exons ATGGCTCAGTCCGAGGACCTCAGTCCATCCATGACGGCCTTGTCTGATTTCATGGTGCAGAGAAAGCTCCTTGGATTTGGTGTACTCCTGGCCTGGGTCATCCTCTTCCATTTACTGGTTAATGTTTGGCTGCTCTGTGTGTTCACAAGCCTCTTAGTAGTTTTAGGTGGATGGCTTGGCTCTCAGGCTCTTCTTGAGTCTGAAAGCGTCATCCACCTTGAGCGTTTTATCACCCTGGACGAGATCCAGTCTTCTGCAGACAGCGAGATGCATCTAGACCACGAGATTAAGAACACCGTTTCGAAGATCATCCGAGACTTTGTCTCATCATGGTATAACACAGTTTCTACAGAGCGTGAATTTGAGGATGAGATCCACAACGCCATGATATCGATGGCAATGGAGCTTAAACTTCGAGCAAAGAAAGTGGACAGGAAAGCTTTAACTGCAAAGATATTAGATCTTTGCGGATGTCATCTTCAGTGCTACATACAAGCTAAGGAAATCATGGCTGGAAAAGCAGGCAAGGACCGAAGTTTGAGTGCTCATGAGAGTCTCTGGGAGGCATACAGCATGTCTTGCATTTCTCACCCAGCTCTTCAGAGTTCTGCCGTAGAAGTGAACTACGCACGTGCAATTGTGGATTTGCTTTTACATGTTCTTGTCCCTCCACCACATCTTGAAACCAGAACAGGGAGATTTGTTGTGTGTGAACTTATAACATGCAATGTTCTTTTGCCTTTAATTGCAAAGCTGTCTGATCCAGACTGGTTAAACATGTTAATTGTGGATGTGTTTACAAGGTCCAAAAATCCAGAAACCAAACCAACTGATGAAATGGCATCTTCTCCAATAATGGTTTTAGGTGAAGAAACGTCACAGGATGTTGAGGTTTCAGCTTCTCTGACCTTAAAAATCAAGCCTGACCTTCCCAGTGTGACGGATGCGCCAACACCTTATTTGACAAATCCCGATGTTCTTAATTCTGCAGATCTTTTCTGTCAACAGAACCAAGAGGATGAAGGATCAAGACAGTCATTTTCTTCAGAGCATCCCGGTTTCAATTCAAAGGATTATTTGCGACCCCAGAAATCAAATCCCTTCTATCAAGAAACAGACTCTGATTTAGAGTCTCCTCTAAATGATTTCAAAAGGAGCTCCTTGGAATCGCTGGTTCTTCTATGTGCAGAAGAAGAAATGTCAGAGCCAGTTACAGAATCTTCCCTGCTTACAGATGGAATACTTGACCCCAAAGATGAGCCCCATGTCTATTCTAATGCACCAAGGCTTTCGGAGATACAAGAACAACCCATTGATACTACTGATGGGACAGATGAATTGTCTTCAAGCTTTTGTGCTCTTCGAGAGATTGAAAAGGGTACAACGAAATCAGAAATGACTGGCGTGGAGACCTTAGGGTTGGTAAACTCCAATGGACTGACTCTGTCAGAAACTCTTCAAGCTTCTTCACCTTCAGCTGGATCCATGCCGCTCTCTCCATTCTCATTCGAACCTCTCAGTAGTCCTGAAGGCCCAGTTGTTATTCAGAACCTTCGTATCACGGGAACCATCACAGCTAAAGAACACAGAGGCACTGGCTCTCATCCTTACACACTCTACACTGTAAAG TATGAGACAGCTGCGGACTCTGAGAATCCTGGCACATTGCAGTCAGTGGCTTATCACATGGTTAATCGGCGCTATAGTGAATTCCTGAACCTGCAGACCCGATTAGAGGAGAAACCAGAATTGCGTAAAATTCTCAAAC ATATTAAAGGACCTAAGAAAATCTTTCCTGACCTTCCTTTTGGAAACATGGACAGTGACCGAGTTGAGGCCCGAAAAAGTTTATTGGAAACGTTTCTTAAG CAACTTTGTGCAATACCTGAAACTGCCAACAGCATAGAAATGCAAGAGTTTCTTGCTCTTAACACCGACGCGAGGATTGCTTTTGTAAAGAAGCCGTTCGTCTCACGAATCGACAAG ATTGTGATGAATGCTATAGTTGATACGCTAAAGACAGCCTTTCCCCGCTCTGAGCCACAAAGCCCCACAGATGAAGTGGATGTTGAGCCTGATGGGAAATTACCTTCAGACAGGAAGAGCAA GTCCAGGATGAGATTTTCCAGTAAAATTGCCCCTGCACTTAATGTGGCTGACATGAAGCCGAAAGTGCTTTACTGCTTTGATGAGGGGAGCACC GTTTTCAATGGCCTCACCATGAATAGTCTAGAGGGCTTTATCCTGGAACGGGAGCAACTTGTTAATAAAGCATCACTCCGTGATGCAGATGGAGAGCGGGACGCCAGCCTCGGGGCCAAATGTGATACGGAGACCTGCGCATGTTCAAAAAAGGAGTTACAAAATATTGTTCCATATCAAG GGGAAACTGTACTTGCTGACATGGCACTGAATGTCCTGTGTCTGCTGATGAAGGATCAGTGGAGTTGGCTGTGCACTGAAAATATCCAAAGAAGCATCAGACTGCTGTTTGGGACCCTCATTGAGCG GTGGCTGGAGGTTGGAGTGGCCAATCTAACATGTATGCAGTACTGGGTAACTTATTTGCGAGTGCTGCAGCAGGCTGTGTGGCCTGGGGGAACTCTGCCCACCCATCCCCGGCCTCTGCGGACTCAGCAGCAGAAAGTTGACACCAAAAAGCAGTCACTGCAGTGTTTGATGAATTTGCTTCCTG ATCTTGTTTCGGATATGCTGGGCTCAGAGAAGTACAAGCATTCCTGGCAGGTCGTTCTTGATTCTCTTCAGGATTCTACAATAAACAG GCATCTGGTTTACTGTGTGTGGGATTTGCTACTTGAATTCCTAATCCCTGAACTGTCTGATGACGACTTTCAAAAGATGCTGCTCCAGAGTCTTTCTAAAAATGCGGAGAAGCTACCACCCTAG